The nucleotide sequence CGGCCGTAGAGCCTGGGGACATGGCGCCCGACTTCCGGGTGATCGACCAAAGCCTGCAAACCCGCACTCTGGACGATTTCAAGGGCAAGACCTTGATCATCGCCTCGGTTCCTTCCCTTGACACCGGTGTGTGCGACGCCGAAACGCGCCGTTTCAACGAAATCGCCGGAGAGTTCGGGGACCAGGTACAGATTCTGACCATCAGTATGGACCTGCCCTTTGCACAAAAGCGTTGGTGCGGCGCCGCCAACGTGGACCGGGTGACGGTCTTGTCGGACCATCGGGAAGCCTCCTTCGGCCAGAACTGGGGCACCTTGATTGATGAAGTGCGCCTGCTGTCCCGGGCCGTGTTCGTTGTCAATCCTGAAGGCCGCGTTGTTTATAGCCAATATGTGCCCCAGGTGGGCGAGCATCCTGATTACGACAGTGCTGTAGCCGCCGCCCGGGCAGCCATTGGTTGAATCTGCTCCCCTCAAGACCCCGCCGCCGGATCCGGCAAGCCGTGCCGCCTGCCTGACGGGGGGCCGGCAGGGCAAGCTGCAGGCACCGCGGGCCTGAGGAGGTCAACCTGCTCTGGTTAAGCTGTTAGGCACTATTTTGTACACGATGCTGCTGTCGGCGATACCGCTGCTGGAGCTGCGCGTCGGCATTCCCTACGGTGTTGCCAACGGCTTGCACCCTGTTGTGGCGACCATCGCGGGGATAGCGGGAAACTTGGTGCAGGTTCCGCTTATTTTAGGCTTGTTGTGGGGTCTGCGACGGGTTTCCCGCTACGTTGATTTTTTGGGCCGGTTTTTTGCCTGGTGCGACGAGAACGCCCGCAAGCGGAGCCAGTTGGCGGTGCGCTTCGGCTGGCTCGGCATCGGCTTGATGGTGGCCATTCCCATCCCCGGCACCGGCCTCTGGACCGGCGCGCTGGTGGGCCAAGTCCTGGGCCTGCCTATCGTGCGGGTCGCCATGGGCATGGGGCTGGGTGTGTTTCTGGCGGGAGTGTTGTTCGGCCTGGCCTCGGCCGGGGTGCTGGAACTGTTGTCGTCCTGGGACTTGTTGACCACCCAGCCGTAGGGGCGGTACAGGAGGCAGTCGTGATATGACCGATGTCCACGGTACGTTGGCCTTGATCGGTTTGCTGGCGGTGGTGGCCGGCGTGGTGATGAGCGGGCGCCCCGAGGCGACCCGGGGGAACCGGCTGGCCCTGGTGGCGGCCGTGGTGCTGGCCGTGGTGGTGCTGACAGGCATTGCTCTTTGGCTGCGGGGCCTGCGGCCGGCCGCCGGCTGGCTGGGCTGGGCCCATATTCTCCTGGGGGTGGGCGCCTTGGCCCACGCTTTTATGGCCCTGCGCCCGCGGCCGGGCGGGAACAAGCGCACGCTGATCATGACCGGCGTCATGGCCTTGCTGGCCCTGCTCATCGGTCACCTGGCCTGAGGGCTGCGGCCGCCTGGAGCCGACCGGCACCCATCGACATGCCGGCACGACCAATCGACAGGTCGACAGCGAAAAATCGGCAAGACGACAAGACGGCCCGGCGGGACTTGCGCCGGGCCGTCCAAATTTTTGTTTTTGCGGAGGCGACGGGATTTGAACCCGCGATCTCCGGTGTGACAGACCGGTATGTTAACCTGGCTACACCACGCCTCCAAACATGCAAATATGAGTGTACCAACAGGCCTCGCAGGAGTCAACCGAGGCGCCGGCGGCCGGCGGCGGCAAAGATGTCCTGGCGCACGATGGTCTGGGACCGGTCGGGGCCGATGGACAGCAGGTGCACGGGCACGCCCACCAGTTCCTCCACCCTAGCCACATAGGCCTTGGCCTCTGGCGGCAGGTCCTCGAAGGTGGTGACTCCTTTCATGGTCTCGTCGTCCCAGCCCGGCAGGTCCTCGTAGACGGGGCGGCACTGGGACAGCACCCGGACGTTCCGGGGC is from Sphingobacteriaceae bacterium and encodes:
- the tpx gene encoding thiol peroxidase, which codes for MAGARTTVFGGRDVALAGSAVEPGDMAPDFRVIDQSLQTRTLDDFKGKTLIIASVPSLDTGVCDAETRRFNEIAGEFGDQVQILTISMDLPFAQKRWCGAANVDRVTVLSDHREASFGQNWGTLIDEVRLLSRAVFVVNPEGRVVYSQYVPQVGEHPDYDSAVAAARAAIG
- a CDS encoding small multi-drug export protein, with protein sequence MLLSAIPLLELRVGIPYGVANGLHPVVATIAGIAGNLVQVPLILGLLWGLRRVSRYVDFLGRFFAWCDENARKRSQLAVRFGWLGIGLMVAIPIPGTGLWTGALVGQVLGLPIVRVAMGMGLGVFLAGVLFGLASAGVLELLSSWDLLTTQP